In a genomic window of Streptomyces roseoviridis:
- a CDS encoding putative T7SS-secreted protein: MPDWGELFDKGADAVGDGIDWGKRKLGEGVDAATNVAGDGLERVGAEGWADKVEDWGDGAASRLGAEVSEAQLGQTDDPDELIHGKPGDITAAVANFRDFQSAFGSVGKGLKALDSDRWKGEAARAFREEFQALPPDWLRAADAFGAAAGALEAYAHTVTWAQGKAREAIELHRDGDDASRAAAAAYEKKYDAYRAAFHSDRPLPEPAPYTDPGEAHRARARDLLADARRQRDEAAERAKSALASALAHAPAEPSAADRLGMDFTDHALGMSAELLHVAGGVTKGVVGLSNYLRATNPLDPYNATHPAEFYENVHMTLAGLASTAAHPDRALKNAWETAKADPSEFVGRLIPELIGTKGAGGLKSLTRLRNVDTPPADGGKGTVREQQKEAPDPASRQGNEKRECNDPVDMATGRVTLPQTDIALPGALPLLLSRYFESSFRAGRWFGPSWASTLDQRLEIDARGVVQLCEDGSILAYPHPAPGVPVLPTHGIRRWALDRSPTGDAYTVTDPETGIVRRFATTAAGDEAVLVQIDDRNGNWITFGYDAGGAPTEVVHHGGYRLRLTTDGSRVTALHLGERELRRYDYTDGHLTSVADSAGRPLCFGYDERGRMTSWTDSNGHRYDYVYDERDRCVFQSGRDGVMAGRFTWGDGETTFTDALGRTTRFEVDERARVTAETGPDGGVTRFTYDARGRLLSRTDPLGHTTAFVYDEEGRLTSVTRPDGRVVSAEYDDLGLPVRVRRADGTTIRQTYDDRGNRTSVTTPSGERTTFSYDDRGRLTSVTDPLGAVTRVRTDERGLPVEVTDPLGATTTYERDAFGRTVRITDATGAQTRLEWTPEGRLTRRTHPDGAAETWTYDGEGNCLTHTDRMGGTTAYTYGDFDVLASRTDPDGTRYSFTHDAALQLTRVTNPQGLTWDYSYDPAGRLATETDFDTRTLTYAYDGAGRLAARTNALGQRVSFERNELGQVVRKDADGTVTTYEYDVFDELAAAVSPEATLTRMRDRYGRLLSETVNGRTVSFSYDSVGRRTGRTTPGGAVSAWSYDAAGRRTELTTSGRALLFAHDAVGREIARSVGDFVTLTSAFDEGGRLTTHEVTSRGRRVQHRAYHYRPDGNLIGIDDELAGPRRFDLDAAGRVTAVHAGRWTERYAYDEAGNQTLADWPRDPDAAGPRSYTGTRITRAGSIRYEHDAQGRVTLRRKSRLSKKPDTWRYRWDAEDRLTSVTTPDGTEWRYVYDPLGRRIAKHSETETVHFTWDGTTLCEQSTETLTLTWDHDGLRPLAQTERRHATDETRFFAIVTDLIGTPTELVDESGALAWRARTTLWGTTAWTRDATAYTPLRFPGQYFDPESGLHYNYFRYYDPASARYLSQDPLGLTPAPNPATYVDNPHTWSDPLGLAPCPYVDERKLDYLFNRDIKPDDHNTARARQNAQQLKSIGFHDTPASRQYVLEHLKEATTRGFDRTFTNQWGEFGEVNSVLYGPHGARQVEATWQIMPDGGLRFSTVIFKGGT; encoded by the coding sequence TCGGCGACGGCATCGACTGGGGCAAGCGCAAGCTCGGTGAAGGCGTCGACGCCGCGACGAACGTCGCCGGTGACGGTCTGGAGCGCGTGGGAGCCGAGGGCTGGGCGGACAAGGTCGAGGACTGGGGTGACGGTGCCGCGTCCCGTCTCGGGGCGGAGGTGAGCGAGGCCCAGCTCGGGCAGACGGACGATCCGGACGAGCTGATCCACGGCAAGCCCGGGGACATCACCGCCGCGGTGGCGAACTTCCGTGACTTCCAGTCGGCCTTCGGCAGCGTCGGCAAGGGCCTGAAGGCGCTGGACTCCGACCGCTGGAAGGGCGAGGCGGCCCGGGCCTTCCGTGAAGAGTTCCAGGCACTGCCGCCCGACTGGCTGCGGGCGGCGGACGCCTTCGGCGCCGCGGCCGGTGCCCTGGAGGCGTACGCGCACACGGTGACCTGGGCGCAGGGCAAGGCGCGCGAGGCGATCGAGCTCCACAGGGACGGTGACGACGCATCCCGGGCGGCCGCCGCCGCGTACGAGAAGAAGTACGACGCCTACCGGGCCGCCTTCCACAGCGACCGTCCGCTGCCGGAACCGGCCCCTTACACCGACCCGGGCGAAGCCCACCGTGCTCGCGCCCGTGACCTGCTCGCCGACGCACGACGCCAGCGCGACGAAGCGGCGGAGCGGGCGAAGTCGGCCCTCGCCTCCGCCCTGGCCCACGCCCCGGCGGAGCCGTCCGCCGCGGACCGCCTCGGCATGGACTTCACGGACCACGCCCTGGGGATGAGCGCGGAGCTGCTCCACGTCGCGGGCGGTGTCACCAAGGGCGTCGTCGGCCTCTCGAACTACCTCCGGGCGACCAACCCGCTGGACCCGTACAACGCGACGCACCCGGCCGAGTTCTACGAGAACGTCCACATGACGCTGGCCGGTCTGGCGTCCACCGCGGCCCACCCGGACCGGGCGCTGAAGAACGCGTGGGAGACGGCGAAGGCCGACCCGAGCGAGTTCGTGGGCCGCCTCATACCCGAGCTGATCGGCACGAAGGGCGCGGGCGGCCTGAAGAGCCTCACCCGGCTGAGGAACGTCGACACCCCTCCGGCCGACGGAGGCAAGGGAACGGTCCGCGAACAGCAGAAGGAGGCGCCGGACCCCGCCTCCCGTCAGGGGAACGAGAAGCGGGAGTGCAACGACCCCGTCGACATGGCCACCGGCCGGGTCACTCTCCCCCAGACGGACATCGCCCTGCCCGGTGCGCTGCCGCTGCTCCTCAGCAGGTACTTCGAATCGTCCTTCCGCGCCGGCCGCTGGTTCGGCCCCTCGTGGGCGAGCACGCTCGACCAGCGCCTGGAGATCGACGCCCGGGGCGTGGTGCAGCTGTGCGAGGACGGCAGCATCCTCGCCTACCCGCATCCGGCGCCCGGCGTGCCGGTCCTGCCGACGCACGGCATCCGCCGCTGGGCACTGGACCGCAGCCCCACCGGTGACGCGTACACAGTGACCGATCCGGAGACGGGAATCGTCCGCCGGTTCGCCACCACCGCCGCGGGGGACGAGGCCGTTCTCGTCCAGATCGACGACCGCAACGGCAACTGGATCACCTTCGGCTACGACGCGGGGGGCGCGCCGACGGAGGTCGTCCACCACGGCGGATACCGGCTCCGCCTGACCACGGATGGATCACGGGTCACGGCCCTGCACCTCGGCGAGCGGGAGCTGCGCCGCTACGACTACACCGACGGCCACCTCACCTCCGTCGCCGACTCCGCGGGCCGGCCGCTGTGCTTCGGCTACGACGAGCGGGGTCGGATGACGTCGTGGACCGACAGCAACGGCCACCGCTACGACTACGTCTACGACGAGCGCGACCGCTGCGTCTTCCAGTCGGGCCGCGACGGCGTCATGGCCGGCCGCTTCACCTGGGGCGACGGCGAGACGACCTTCACGGACGCCCTCGGTCGCACGACCCGCTTCGAGGTGGACGAGCGCGCCCGGGTCACCGCCGAGACCGGTCCGGACGGAGGCGTCACCCGCTTCACGTACGACGCCCGGGGCAGGCTGCTCTCCCGGACGGACCCGCTGGGTCACACCACCGCGTTCGTCTATGACGAGGAGGGCCGGCTCACCTCTGTCACCCGTCCCGACGGCCGCGTCGTGTCGGCGGAATACGACGACCTCGGCCTTCCCGTCCGGGTGAGGCGGGCGGACGGCACGACGATCCGCCAGACCTACGACGACCGGGGAAACCGGACGTCGGTTACCACGCCTTCGGGCGAGCGCACCACGTTCTCGTACGACGACCGGGGGCGCCTCACCTCCGTCACGGACCCGCTGGGCGCCGTCACCCGCGTCCGCACGGACGAGCGCGGCCTGCCGGTGGAAGTCACCGACCCGCTGGGTGCGACGACGACGTACGAGCGGGACGCCTTCGGCCGTACGGTCCGGATCACGGACGCGACGGGGGCGCAGACCCGGCTGGAGTGGACGCCCGAGGGCCGCCTCACGCGCCGGACCCATCCCGACGGGGCGGCCGAGACCTGGACGTACGACGGCGAGGGCAACTGCCTGACCCATACGGACCGCATGGGCGGCACCACGGCCTACACATACGGGGACTTCGATGTCCTCGCCTCCCGCACCGACCCGGACGGGACGCGCTACTCCTTTACGCACGACGCGGCGCTTCAGCTGACCCGGGTCACCAACCCTCAGGGTCTGACGTGGGACTACAGCTACGACCCGGCGGGCCGCCTGGCCACGGAGACGGACTTCGACACCCGGACACTGACCTACGCGTACGACGGGGCGGGCCGCCTGGCGGCCCGTACGAACGCGCTCGGCCAGCGGGTGTCCTTCGAGCGGAACGAACTCGGCCAGGTCGTCCGCAAGGACGCGGACGGCACGGTCACCACGTACGAGTACGACGTCTTCGACGAGCTGGCGGCGGCGGTGAGCCCGGAGGCGACGCTCACCCGGATGCGCGACCGCTACGGCCGGCTCCTCTCCGAGACCGTCAACGGCCGCACCGTCTCCTTCTCCTACGACTCCGTGGGGCGCAGGACGGGCCGCACGACCCCGGGTGGCGCGGTCAGCGCGTGGTCGTACGACGCGGCCGGCCGCCGCACCGAGCTCACCACGTCCGGGCGGGCGCTGTTGTTCGCGCACGACGCCGTGGGCCGCGAAATCGCCCGCTCCGTCGGTGACTTCGTCACCCTCACGTCGGCCTTCGACGAGGGGGGCCGGCTGACCACGCACGAGGTCACGAGCCGGGGCCGCCGCGTCCAGCATCGCGCGTACCACTACCGCCCCGACGGGAACCTGATCGGCATCGACGACGAGCTCGCCGGCCCGCGCCGCTTCGACCTGGACGCGGCGGGCCGGGTGACCGCGGTGCACGCCGGCCGCTGGACGGAGCGGTACGCGTACGACGAGGCCGGCAACCAGACCCTGGCCGACTGGCCCCGCGACCCGGACGCCGCGGGCCCCCGTTCGTACACCGGCACCCGCATCACCCGGGCGGGCTCGATCCGCTACGAACACGACGCGCAGGGCCGGGTCACGCTCCGCCGGAAGTCCCGCCTGTCGAAGAAGCCGGACACCTGGCGCTACCGGTGGGACGCCGAGGACCGACTGACGTCCGTCACCACCCCCGACGGCACGGAATGGCGCTACGTCTACGACCCCCTGGGCCGCCGCATCGCCAAGCACTCGGAGACGGAGACCGTCCACTTCACCTGGGACGGCACCACGCTGTGCGAGCAGTCCACGGAGACCCTCACCCTCACCTGGGACCACGACGGCCTGCGCCCCCTCGCCCAGACGGAACGCCGCCACGCCACCGACGAGACCCGCTTCTTCGCCATCGTCACCGACCTGATCGGCACCCCGACCGAACTCGTCGACGAGTCGGGCGCCCTGGCCTGGCGCGCCCGCACCACCCTCTGGGGCACGACGGCCTGGACCCGCGACGCCACGGCCTACACCCCGCTCCGCTTCCCGGGCCAGTACTTCGACCCGGAGTCCGGCCTCCACTACAACTACTTCCGCTACTACGACCCGGCGTCGGCCCGCTACCTGAGCCAGGACCCCCTGGGCCTGACCCCGGCCCCGAACCCGGCGACGTACGTGGACAATCCGCATACGTGGAGCGACCCGCTGGGGCTCGCACCGTGCCCGTACGTCGATGAGCGCAAGCTGGACTACCTCTTCAACAGGGACATCAAGCCGGACGACCACAACACGGCGCGAGCACGGCAGAACGCACAACAGCTGAAAAGCATAGGTTTTCACGACACACCGGCCTCGAGGCAGTACGTACTGGAGCACCTTAAAGAGGCTACGACGCGTGGCTTTGATCGTACTTTCACAAATCAATGGGGAGAGTTCGGTGAAGTAAACTCCGTGCTCTACGGGCCCCACGGCGCACGGCAGGTCGAAGCTACCTGGCAAATAATGCCGGACGGCGGCCTCAGATTCTCCACGGTGATCTTCAAGGGGGGCACCTAG